A genomic region of Methanobacterium sp. SMA-27 contains the following coding sequences:
- a CDS encoding DUF2206 domain-containing protein, with product MKMLNPLKMNDWNIKHLIIIIIIFQALTWITTILNYREIDIPFLRVFTTFIVMFFLNGILILRILRIHEIGNIKTILYSFGLSITTIMFFGMLVDLVYPFLGIDKPISTFPLLITFTLFTAFLCVLSYRRDNIFNRPEKLNFEGISVPLLTLLLIPFLSIFGTYAMNVYNSNIILILMFFIIAFIPLLVAYNKFIPEKLYPMAIFSMSITLLFSTSLISSYLTGWDINLEYYFSNLVVNSSYWNSSIPDLLNAMLSLVIIVPIFSKISGLSVVSIFKVIYPFLFAFVPLGLYSIFKNQTNTKIAFFACFLFVSIFMFFLEMPYLARQEIGELFFILIIMLTIEDKLSDRNILIFTLFFIPALLVSHYSMDYIYIFMVLTAYLIVLIRNMNLSNKYPRLGRWPILSFFFIKGESKDNIKMRYVMQIILLFSITASYYFLVSSSVLFHLTITTINNLITIGLQFLFNPKALAAVGIVTSEKSFLRTIALVFHLLIEFFIAIGILALILRRTGQKFNENYSLFSVMSFVLLILVLVVPFLAGALNPERFYQIALIFLSVFFVVGWIRLSDFINKLFKYKWNPKSVMETSFKLMALFLAISLMFNSGVVYELLNDKPTSMVLHSSMDGPKFNNIEVVGAEWITEYRVNDNVHADSYRFLLLNSLIPYAQAKSGFYSPNNGSYMFLGTYNLLTGEFGIPAIGYTTLKYYSVENLTSEGSSIYDNGGSKIFI from the coding sequence ATGAAAATGTTAAACCCACTTAAAATGAATGATTGGAATATTAAACATCTCATTATAATAATAATAATTTTCCAAGCACTTACATGGATTACAACTATTTTAAACTATCGTGAGATAGATATACCCTTTCTAAGGGTGTTTACTACATTTATCGTGATGTTCTTTTTAAACGGAATACTGATACTTAGAATACTTAGAATTCACGAAATTGGTAACATTAAAACTATTCTTTACTCATTCGGATTAAGCATAACAACAATAATGTTTTTTGGAATGCTCGTAGATTTGGTATATCCATTTTTAGGTATAGATAAGCCAATATCAACATTTCCCTTGCTAATCACATTCACCCTTTTCACAGCATTCCTTTGTGTTTTAAGTTACAGACGTGACAATATATTTAACAGACCCGAAAAATTGAATTTTGAAGGAATTTCAGTACCCCTCCTAACCCTGCTTTTAATTCCATTTTTATCAATATTTGGAACCTATGCAATGAATGTTTACAATAGTAACATAATTTTAATTTTAATGTTCTTTATAATAGCCTTCATACCATTACTTGTGGCATATAACAAATTTATACCCGAAAAACTTTATCCAATGGCCATATTTTCAATGTCCATAACATTACTATTTTCCACTTCCCTAATATCATCTTACCTCACTGGATGGGATATTAATTTGGAATATTATTTCTCAAATTTGGTAGTAAATAGTTCTTACTGGAATTCATCAATACCTGACCTTCTAAATGCCATGCTAAGTCTGGTAATAATAGTACCAATCTTTTCAAAGATATCTGGTTTGAGTGTTGTAAGTATTTTTAAGGTTATATATCCATTTTTATTCGCATTTGTGCCCCTTGGTTTGTATTCCATATTTAAAAATCAAACCAATACAAAAATAGCATTTTTTGCATGTTTTTTATTTGTATCAATTTTCATGTTCTTTTTAGAAATGCCCTACCTTGCAAGACAGGAAATAGGGGAATTATTCTTCATTTTAATAATAATGCTTACGATAGAAGATAAACTATCAGATAGGAACATACTCATATTTACTTTATTTTTCATCCCTGCCCTGCTTGTATCGCACTATTCAATGGATTACATCTACATATTCATGGTTTTAACTGCATATTTAATTGTTTTAATCAGAAACATGAACTTATCAAATAAATATCCTCGGTTGGGTCGATGGCCCATTCTAAGCTTCTTCTTTATTAAGGGAGAATCTAAAGATAACATTAAAATGCGATATGTGATGCAGATAATACTTCTCTTCAGTATCACAGCCAGTTACTACTTCCTAGTTTCAAGTTCAGTACTGTTCCACTTGACCATAACAACCATAAATAATCTAATAACCATTGGTTTACAGTTCCTGTTTAATCCGAAAGCTTTAGCAGCTGTTGGAATAGTGACCAGTGAAAAATCATTTTTGAGAACAATAGCATTGGTTTTCCACCTGTTAATAGAGTTTTTCATTGCAATTGGAATTTTAGCATTGATCTTAAGACGTACAGGACAGAAGTTTAATGAAAATTACAGTTTATTTTCTGTTATGAGCTTTGTACTTTTAATTTTAGTACTAGTAGTTCCTTTCCTTGCAGGAGCCCTTAATCCTGAGAGATTTTACCAGATTGCACTAATATTTTTGTCTGTTTTCTTTGTTGTTGGATGGATCAGACTTTCAGATTTTATAAACAAGTTGTTTAAATACAAATGGAACCCAAAATCAGTTATGGAAACATCATTCAAGTTAATGGCATTATTCTTAGCAATCTCTCTGATGTTTAACAGTGGAGTTGTCTATGAACTGTTAAATGATAAACCTACATCAATGGTGCTGCACAGTTCAATGGACGGTCCTAAATTTAACAATATTGAGGTTGTAGGAGCAGAGTGGATCACAGAGTATAGAGTTAATGATAATGTTCACGCAGACTCTTACAGATTTCTCTTGTTAAACAGCTTAATTCCCTATGCTCAAGCTAAATCTGGTTTTTATTCTCCTAATAATGGATCTTACATGTTTTTAGGAACTTACAATCTGTTGACGGGAGAATTTGGAATTCCTGCTATTGGTTATACTACACTGAAGTATTATAGTGTAGAAAATTTGACTTCGGAAGGATCTTCAATCTACGACAACGGAGGATCGAAGATATTCATCTAA
- a CDS encoding glycosyltransferase family 4 protein has translation MKIAIVAPMDARTGISNYSETLSIELIRLGEDITVVAPENSQNSVLLNMGMNYVEPENYEVDDYDLTHFQLACSPLHEYQLHIINKHRKKLLKNMNVVTTVHDARNFDLFNIKCSKCISFGINLPKYPFYPHDVVDKGFHSISNRLIFHSNSAMNEYKSRYYLNSNTLRRVLHPAYSIPGVNTVYDPVNETEEIRFLAPGYISPFKGHDILINAVSKINQDFKLIFMGKILDENYGEYLKKLVKKEGLNDKVEFLGFVTEEEFIKQINRAKIILIPRLTSSWLNNQPVFKLRKIFGLHYLINQSTSGVLTKALASGKPVICSKSQGFSDYIDESRGIMCDDDVESWRNAINYMLLNPNNVTEMSLNSRKFAVNELSPTNIAQQHLKIYKEHR, from the coding sequence ATGAAAATTGCAATTGTAGCTCCAATGGATGCCCGTACGGGTATAAGCAACTATTCAGAAACTTTATCAATCGAATTGATAAGATTAGGCGAAGATATAACAGTAGTGGCACCTGAAAATTCACAAAATTCAGTATTGCTAAATATGGGCATGAACTACGTTGAACCAGAAAATTATGAAGTAGATGACTATGATCTAACCCATTTCCAACTGGCATGCTCCCCATTACATGAATATCAGCTCCATATCATAAACAAACACAGAAAAAAGCTACTTAAAAATATGAATGTGGTTACAACTGTACATGATGCAAGGAATTTCGATCTATTTAATATTAAATGCAGTAAATGCATTTCTTTTGGAATAAATTTACCTAAATATCCATTTTATCCGCACGATGTTGTTGACAAAGGATTTCATAGCATTTCAAACAGGCTAATATTCCACAGTAATTCTGCTATGAACGAATATAAAAGCAGATACTACCTTAACAGCAACACACTCAGACGTGTTTTGCACCCTGCCTACAGTATTCCAGGAGTAAACACTGTTTACGATCCGGTAAATGAAACTGAAGAAATAAGATTTTTAGCTCCAGGTTACATTTCACCTTTTAAAGGTCATGACATACTTATTAATGCTGTAAGTAAAATTAATCAGGATTTTAAGCTAATTTTCATGGGAAAAATTTTAGATGAAAACTATGGAGAATATCTCAAAAAACTGGTGAAAAAGGAAGGTCTTAATGATAAGGTGGAATTTTTAGGATTTGTAACGGAAGAAGAATTTATTAAACAGATTAACAGGGCTAAAATAATTCTAATACCCAGATTAACTAGCTCATGGTTAAACAATCAACCAGTATTCAAACTCAGAAAAATATTTGGACTCCATTACCTGATCAACCAGTCAACAAGCGGAGTGCTTACAAAGGCACTTGCATCTGGAAAACCTGTTATATGTTCTAAAAGTCAGGGATTTTCAGATTACATAGATGAGTCAAGGGGCATTATGTGTGATGATGATGTTGAAAGTTGGAGAAATGCTATAAATTATATGTTATTAAATCCAAATAATGTAACAGAAATGTCTCTAAATTCTAGAAAATTTGCTGTTAATGAATTAAGTCCTACTAACATTGCCCAACAACATTTAAAAATTTATAAAGAACATAGATAA
- a CDS encoding 6-pyruvoyltetrahydropterin synthase — translation MFQNKQITNLLWIIPGIVAFFIALIPTLSYQWPLTLDIYTHIHIAQVYSQYGITFIDPTTNPPAGTPIVYPPLFSLLLMVLDIIFRVDYFSVARFLQPVLAFLAVSSVSYVAKKYYGNIAGISAGFLILSSYLFSRFVSPLPETLALIFVPLAIYFYYKSTISKKYKYAIISSFIFLLIILTHQATTLILFLTITAITIVVAIIERKKHFLIIYSLFLSLPIIVGLILSVAALIVAPGFVSKIYTYGISAVTGYTSTLPISDPISDAKYLVYLGIVMIFAIAGAVIAFKRRETRDIFIIVWILVIFFLSKSYWFGVNVYTIRMLVHLLLPLSILGGMGLSYLYIEYKKTEFKSKRIRSLFLIAVFIISSLFAITTVSDPQFNTLPKYNAQPYSESYLVIPQLIPPTNSDIELTNWFKENGDKKSAVVSNNYVTNIFIQATANQPIAGVQSSEHVIEWGFGSDELKQKDIGYFIFDKRLNFTSNSSQKIISHGTFIFYNNYYNITSLLPNTQLLYQNQNYMVFKI, via the coding sequence ATGTTTCAAAATAAACAAATAACAAATTTGCTCTGGATCATCCCGGGAATAGTAGCATTTTTCATTGCCCTAATTCCAACACTGTCATATCAATGGCCATTAACACTGGATATTTATACCCATATACATATTGCCCAAGTTTACAGTCAATATGGAATCACATTCATTGATCCAACTACCAATCCACCAGCCGGAACTCCAATAGTTTATCCTCCACTTTTCAGCCTGCTTTTAATGGTTCTGGACATCATATTCAGGGTAGATTATTTTAGTGTGGCACGATTTTTACAGCCTGTACTAGCTTTTTTAGCGGTTTCATCGGTTTCATATGTTGCAAAAAAATATTATGGGAACATTGCAGGAATTTCAGCAGGATTTTTAATACTTTCAAGTTATTTATTCAGCAGGTTTGTATCCCCCCTACCTGAAACACTTGCATTGATATTTGTTCCACTAGCAATCTACTTCTACTACAAATCAACAATTTCAAAAAAATATAAATATGCAATAATTTCCAGTTTCATATTTCTCCTGATAATTTTAACTCATCAAGCAACCACACTAATATTATTTTTAACTATAACTGCCATAACCATCGTGGTTGCAATTATAGAACGAAAAAAACATTTCCTCATAATTTATTCCCTGTTCCTTTCATTACCCATTATCGTTGGACTAATATTATCTGTTGCAGCTCTTATAGTAGCACCGGGCTTCGTATCAAAAATATACACCTATGGAATTTCAGCAGTAACAGGTTACACATCAACACTCCCAATCAGTGATCCAATCAGTGATGCCAAATACCTGGTCTACTTGGGCATAGTAATGATATTTGCAATAGCAGGAGCAGTTATTGCATTTAAAAGACGCGAAACAAGGGATATTTTTATTATCGTATGGATATTGGTGATATTTTTCTTGAGCAAATCTTACTGGTTCGGTGTAAATGTGTACACCATAAGAATGCTTGTACATCTCCTCCTGCCACTATCAATTTTAGGGGGAATGGGATTGAGCTACCTTTATATTGAATACAAAAAAACAGAATTCAAATCTAAGAGGATCAGATCCCTATTTTTAATTGCCGTATTTATTATTTCATCCCTATTTGCAATTACAACAGTATCAGATCCCCAATTCAACACACTTCCCAAGTACAATGCACAGCCCTACTCAGAAAGTTATCTTGTAATTCCCCAGTTGATACCACCAACCAATTCGGATATAGAGCTTACAAACTGGTTTAAAGAAAATGGGGATAAAAAATCAGCAGTTGTATCAAATAACTATGTGACTAACATTTTCATCCAAGCAACAGCTAACCAACCCATTGCAGGTGTACAGTCCTCAGAACATGTGATAGAATGGGGATTTGGATCGGATGAACTTAAACAGAAGGACATCGGTTACTTTATATTCGATAAAAGACTTAATTTCACCTCAAATTCCAGTCAAAAGATCATCAGCCATGGAACTTTCATATTCTATAACAATTACTACAACATAACATCATTACTCCCAAACACCCAGTTACTGTACCAGAATCAGAACTACATGGTTTTCAAGATTTAA
- a CDS encoding glycosyltransferase family 4 protein yields the protein MRILIINYMETTSPGGISKTVMETAKHLSKGNEVTVLQPNPSKLVNEEIYEDFKIIRVSSPFDNTKYFYGLNLEIYNYLKKHLKELNPDIVHVHGYHHLLPIETIHTIKRIEPELPIIFSPHLDVIRGRFAGKYLWNLYNFIARSVFPKTVNITSCSEFESNNIQDIGVDPDKIVLIPHGVDMIDTSKKIRDKTIKLMYSGHLIDRKGVDFILNSLNSLVNDNGVTNVVLTLVGEGPEKQKLKKMCRDLKIENYVEWKSFMSREKLIDQIKESDIYILLSKSEAYGIAVAEALALGTPCIVTNRTALKEFSNENGCYTVNFPPEPQEVADLIMRIYQDDVAVGPLSEKIRTWDKVSKDYERLYKEVIEIG from the coding sequence ATGAGGATACTAATTATCAATTATATGGAAACAACATCTCCTGGAGGGATAAGTAAAACAGTTATGGAGACTGCCAAACACCTTTCCAAGGGAAACGAAGTTACAGTGCTCCAACCAAACCCTTCTAAATTAGTTAATGAAGAAATTTATGAGGATTTCAAGATTATCAGGGTTTCTTCTCCATTTGATAATACTAAATATTTCTACGGCCTCAACCTGGAGATCTACAATTATCTAAAAAAACATCTTAAAGAATTAAATCCAGATATAGTGCATGTACATGGATATCATCATCTGCTTCCCATTGAAACAATTCATACTATCAAAAGAATCGAACCTGAATTACCAATAATATTTTCCCCCCATTTAGACGTTATTAGGGGTAGATTTGCAGGTAAATACCTGTGGAATCTTTACAACTTCATTGCTCGAAGTGTTTTCCCTAAAACTGTTAATATTACATCTTGTTCAGAATTTGAATCGAACAATATTCAAGATATAGGTGTGGATCCAGACAAAATCGTGCTGATACCTCACGGCGTTGACATGATAGACACATCTAAAAAAATCAGGGATAAGACGATAAAACTTATGTATTCAGGACATTTAATCGATCGAAAAGGTGTAGATTTTATATTAAATAGCTTAAACAGTTTAGTAAATGATAATGGTGTGACTAATGTTGTATTGACCCTGGTGGGTGAAGGTCCTGAAAAACAGAAACTAAAAAAGATGTGCAGAGATCTTAAGATTGAAAATTATGTGGAATGGAAATCTTTCATGTCCCGTGAAAAATTAATAGATCAAATAAAAGAATCAGATATCTACATATTGCTATCTAAATCAGAAGCATATGGTATTGCTGTTGCAGAAGCACTGGCACTGGGTACGCCATGTATAGTAACCAACAGAACAGCTTTAAAAGAATTTTCAAATGAAAACGGATGTTACACTGTTAACTTTCCTCCCGAACCCCAAGAGGTAGCAGATTTAATAATGAGAATATATCAGGATGATGTTGCTGTTGGGCCTTTATCTGAAAAAATAAGAACATGGGACAAGGTTTCTAAGGATTATGAAAGATTGTATAAGGAGGTTATAGAAATAGGTTAA
- a CDS encoding flippase, protein MNTIQKISKNIGLIVISQILTYVLAFFTVIYTARYLGADGFGIISLALSIGAIFGVFVDMGISTLMVRELARDKSLSNKYISNSILMKILLSFITFCLVVLTVKIIGYNQIESIVIYVITISVILTSFFGLLNSLFQANEKMEYLAMANIINSAVLLLFTIIGIFYGLSIIYFAGIYVFTSTIVLIYCLIVYLLKFSNIKFEFDLSFWKPTLKESWSFGIIFLSGMLYTYIDSIMLSILKTTEAVGWYSAAYRLMYIALLLPNAINIVIFPVMSRMYSNSSKNSLNLLNERYFKYMIIVGIPLGFGTTLLAKQVILLLYGNVYIPSIISLQILVWAIVLTFAGASYTQLLQSTNKQLIITKISIACLIINIILNLILIPPYSYIGASFATFITEAVLVGYIIFITYKLGYGISYKIVLKDLIKVLFATSIMSIFIWYFNSLNFFLVLIVAIIIYFITLYIVRGIDDVDIEILKEIRG, encoded by the coding sequence ATGAATACAATTCAAAAGATCAGTAAAAATATTGGTTTGATAGTTATATCTCAGATCTTGACCTACGTGCTTGCTTTTTTCACTGTAATATATACTGCACGTTACTTGGGGGCAGATGGTTTTGGTATAATATCACTTGCACTGTCCATAGGGGCAATATTTGGAGTTTTTGTGGATATGGGCATCAGCACATTGATGGTGAGGGAACTTGCTCGTGATAAATCATTATCAAACAAATACATTTCCAACAGTATTTTGATGAAAATACTCCTATCCTTCATAACATTCTGCCTTGTTGTACTTACAGTAAAGATAATCGGATACAATCAGATAGAAAGTATTGTAATATATGTAATTACAATTTCAGTGATATTAACTTCATTTTTTGGGCTTTTAAATTCTCTTTTCCAAGCCAACGAAAAAATGGAATATCTGGCTATGGCCAACATCATTAACAGTGCAGTGCTTTTATTATTTACAATAATAGGAATCTTCTATGGACTGAGCATCATATATTTCGCCGGGATTTATGTTTTTACGAGCACAATAGTTCTTATTTATTGTTTAATAGTTTATCTGCTTAAATTTTCTAATATTAAATTCGAATTTGACCTGAGTTTTTGGAAGCCCACATTAAAGGAATCCTGGTCCTTTGGAATAATATTTTTAAGCGGTATGCTTTACACCTACATTGATTCAATAATGTTGTCGATCCTTAAAACTACAGAAGCTGTAGGATGGTACAGTGCAGCTTACAGACTAATGTACATAGCATTACTACTTCCCAATGCCATAAACATCGTTATTTTCCCGGTTATGTCAAGAATGTACAGCAACTCCTCGAAAAATTCGTTGAATCTTCTTAATGAAAGATACTTCAAATACATGATCATTGTAGGCATTCCACTTGGATTTGGAACGACTCTTCTGGCAAAACAAGTCATTTTACTTCTCTACGGAAATGTATACATCCCATCAATTATTTCACTGCAGATTTTGGTATGGGCAATTGTACTCACATTTGCAGGAGCATCCTACACACAATTGTTACAATCAACCAACAAACAATTAATCATCACTAAAATATCTATAGCTTGCCTTATAATTAATATAATCCTTAACCTGATATTAATTCCGCCATACAGCTATATTGGAGCAAGCTTTGCCACATTCATTACAGAGGCGGTTCTTGTTGGTTACATAATATTTATCACCTACAAATTGGGTTACGGCATCTCATACAAAATTGTCTTAAAAGATTTGATAAAGGTCTTATTTGCAACTTCAATCATGAGCATCTTTATCTGGTATTTTAACAGCCTTAATTTCTTTTTAGTGCTGATTGTAGCAATAATTATCTATTTCATTACACTTTATATTGTAAGAGGTATTGATGACGTTGATATAGAAATATTGAAGGAAATTCGAGGTTAA
- a CDS encoding carotenoid biosynthesis protein, which produces MDIIFYLNWLIVLVAIILIFLFKPLKLKKTVYPIFFIFLLVTFFCYIYSFIGAKILIINLLGALWTFTAFGLVLIHSSLHLGKKKTIIFFIIALTFGLVSELMSVKYGYLGRYYYNPELTPFFFGLVPVMSVISWATIIYIAFAVSNLILKVSGIQKPDIKGNKLHCLVLLILLSSISGFVAVNLDMLLDPVVVANHGWFWIDGGPYFGIPISNFVGWFVVTFTATFVYRLYESFKSKKDGSLTKSSLFTTLSIIVLYVMYFLIYGISAFQMGNQEYILIGAATTGPFILIMLLFTLIDFSGKR; this is translated from the coding sequence ATGGATATAATCTTCTATCTTAATTGGTTAATTGTTTTGGTTGCAATTATCCTGATTTTCCTGTTTAAACCTTTAAAGTTAAAGAAAACAGTATATCCCATCTTCTTTATATTTCTTTTGGTAACATTTTTTTGCTACATCTATTCATTCATAGGTGCAAAGATCTTAATTATTAATTTGTTAGGAGCTCTGTGGACATTTACAGCATTTGGATTGGTATTAATCCATTCCTCATTACACCTTGGAAAAAAAAAGACCATCATCTTCTTCATAATCGCATTGACATTCGGATTAGTTTCAGAATTGATGTCTGTTAAGTATGGTTACTTAGGACGTTACTACTACAATCCAGAATTAACACCATTTTTCTTTGGACTTGTGCCTGTAATGTCTGTTATTTCATGGGCCACCATTATTTACATTGCATTCGCAGTTTCGAACCTGATCCTGAAGGTATCTGGAATTCAAAAACCTGATATAAAAGGGAATAAACTGCACTGTTTGGTGTTATTAATCTTACTTTCATCAATAAGTGGTTTTGTAGCTGTAAACCTTGATATGCTCCTTGATCCAGTTGTGGTAGCCAACCACGGGTGGTTCTGGATTGATGGTGGGCCCTATTTTGGAATACCCATAAGTAATTTTGTAGGGTGGTTTGTTGTAACATTTACAGCCACCTTTGTGTACCGGCTTTATGAATCATTTAAATCAAAAAAAGATGGTTCACTAACCAAAAGTTCATTGTTCACAACCTTAAGCATCATAGTATTATATGTCATGTATTTCTTAATTTATGGAATATCAGCTTTCCAAATGGGAAATCAGGAATATATATTAATTGGTGCTGCCACTACGGGGCCGTTTATATTAATAATGCTTTTATTCACCCTAATAGATTTCTCAGGCAAAAGGTAA
- a CDS encoding carotenoid biosynthesis protein: protein MEIIFYIKLLVVLSAVALILIIKPLQLKKTVYPIYFGFLIITFLSYIYSLMGTNNLVIDFIGSLWIFTGLALVVIHSSILLGKTKTALFFSIALIFGLVSEVLGVKFGWIYGHYYYNPILTPAFFGLVPVVNVISWAFIIYISYIFADIILEFNNKKFYLKNKGRPFVFLLIILLSMISGMVATNMDMLIDPVVVANHAWFWIDSGPYFGIPISNFVGWFLVVFSVTFLFRVVEFIIDKKDHIVTDNSFLTATIISMYTMFLLIYGYTALLIGHPEYLLIGTTAMGPFILITILITYIKHTRVGKNE from the coding sequence ATGGAGATAATCTTCTATATTAAACTGTTGGTGGTTTTATCGGCAGTAGCCCTGATATTGATAATAAAACCTTTACAGCTTAAGAAAACAGTATATCCAATCTACTTTGGGTTTTTGATAATTACATTTCTCAGTTACATTTACTCATTAATGGGTACAAATAATTTGGTTATTGATTTTATAGGATCTTTATGGATCTTTACAGGTTTGGCCCTGGTTGTTATTCATTCATCTATACTATTGGGAAAAACCAAAACTGCCCTGTTTTTCAGTATCGCTTTGATATTTGGATTAGTTTCTGAAGTGTTAGGAGTTAAATTTGGATGGATATACGGACATTATTACTACAATCCAATTTTAACCCCTGCATTCTTTGGATTGGTACCTGTTGTTAATGTAATTTCCTGGGCTTTCATAATCTATATTTCTTACATTTTTGCAGATATTATATTGGAATTTAATAATAAGAAATTCTATCTAAAAAATAAGGGCCGTCCATTTGTCTTTCTTTTAATAATTCTTCTTTCCATGATAAGTGGAATGGTAGCAACAAATATGGACATGTTAATAGATCCAGTTGTGGTAGCCAATCACGCATGGTTCTGGATTGATAGCGGACCCTACTTTGGAATACCCATAAGTAATTTTGTAGGATGGTTTTTAGTAGTGTTCTCTGTCACTTTTCTATTCAGGGTAGTAGAATTTATCATAGACAAAAAAGATCATATAGTTACTGATAATTCATTTCTAACGGCTACCATTATAAGTATGTACACCATGTTCCTTTTAATATATGGGTATACAGCCCTTTTAATTGGACATCCGGAATATCTGTTAATTGGAACGACTGCAATGGGGCCATTTATATTGATAACAATTTTAATAACATACATCAAACATACAAGAGTGGGGAAAAATGAGTGA
- a CDS encoding UbiA family prenyltransferase encodes MSEIFKSFIMTYRTSRSLKYGGYFITMLPFFAILMYNGFINSPWDLLYILPLVPAFAGGFICNAIGDADKDPKSKNPVTQGVISVKFLYVIITLLYMLSILFLLLIYTSFASLVSLLLLMLLSVIYSGFKLRLKESIFGPVVASLGFFVLPSVILLAQFNYFSFGTIMLLAGLFIIYFAHEIKHTIIEYKLDLSYDCRTFAVIVGKKNANIAEYISILLGFLFMLTSIYYLLPNSYMVSAYQITTLYVILVFIIFFFLSFLLTVYYGFITKFDQEEDMIYNMLPYIASRTCYITIGLFLLNLPLLVIIFAIWLLFTDKYL; translated from the coding sequence ATGAGTGAAATATTTAAATCTTTTATAATGACCTATCGTACCTCCAGATCTCTTAAGTATGGAGGATATTTTATCACCATGCTGCCCTTCTTTGCAATATTAATGTACAATGGTTTTATTAATTCTCCATGGGATTTATTATACATACTGCCACTTGTACCTGCATTTGCAGGGGGTTTTATCTGTAACGCTATAGGTGATGCGGATAAGGATCCTAAATCGAAAAATCCAGTTACACAAGGTGTAATCTCGGTAAAATTCCTCTACGTAATCATAACATTGTTGTATATGCTTTCAATACTGTTCTTATTACTTATATACACTTCATTTGCCTCGTTGGTCTCTCTCTTACTGCTTATGTTGTTATCGGTGATATATAGTGGATTTAAATTGAGATTAAAGGAAAGTATTTTTGGACCTGTCGTGGCATCCTTGGGATTTTTCGTATTACCCTCGGTAATACTGCTTGCCCAGTTCAATTACTTCAGTTTTGGAACGATAATGCTCCTAGCGGGGTTGTTTATAATTTATTTTGCCCATGAAATTAAACATACCATAATAGAATATAAGCTTGATTTATCCTACGATTGCAGGACGTTTGCAGTGATTGTAGGTAAAAAAAATGCCAACATAGCCGAATATATCTCAATATTATTAGGCTTTCTTTTCATGCTTACAAGTATTTACTACCTACTACCCAATTCATACATGGTTTCAGCGTACCAGATTACCACATTATATGTTATACTCGTGTTCATAATATTTTTCTTCTTAAGCTTCCTTTTAACGGTATACTACGGATTTATAACCAAATTTGATCAGGAAGAAGATATGATCTACAACATGCTTCCATACATAGCAAGCAGAACATGCTATATAACTATAGGATTGTTCCTTTTGAATCTACCATTATTAGTGATAATATTTGCCATTTGGCTTTTATTCACTGACAAATATCTTTAA